DNA from Leishmania braziliensis MHOM/BR/75/M2904 complete genome, chromosome 21:
CGAGGACATCGTCGACAGTGCCATCACACTGCAGTACCTGATGCGGTTCATGCTCGCCAAAAGGCCGGCCTCACTCaagacggtggtgctgctggacaaGCCGTCGAGGCGCAAGGTGAAGTTGCTAGTCGACTACCCCATCATCAGGGTCCCCGATGTGTTTGTGATCGGCTACGGCATGGACTTCGCTGAGTCGTACCGCGAGCTGCGCGATGTCTGCGAGCTCAAGAAGGAGTACTACCTGAAGCCGACGAGCAAGCTGTAGTTGTGATGAGTTGCCACTCGTGCCGGTAGGAAAGCTTgtccgcttctctctctgtctgtgcttTTTCACGAGCATCCACGCAGACATACCGACAAGCATGCACGCAACTCGAGGCAAGAGCGAGGTTGCAGCGCACAAGTGTGAGGCTCAGTCATGAGTGCAGCTGCGTAAATCAGCAGAACTGCAGTGACGCACAGTGGCGGCTACGCGCTgattttttctccttttcgttttctctcgTCTCACGGCATTGTGGCCTCAGCGGTGGTGCTATTACTGAGCGcgtcgaggaggggggagctaGCTTCTTAATAAgcgagtgggaggggggagggagagagtgagacTGAAGCTGTACGCAATACGGCGACGCAGAATATCAGTTAGCCTTCTCCATGGGTGCAGCGCGAGGTCGGCGAAAGcctggtgtggtggtgggagtgGGCTGTCTGTGGCATAGTGTTGTAAAAAATTGGCTAAGGGTGGTGCTGAAGCAGAGCGAGGAGtgaagggaagaggcggaCGCAGCGACAGggacgcgcgtgtgtgcgactGCTCAACGTGCTGcatcatctctctctttttcgcttgGTAACTGCTGTGTACGtctgctcttctctgcccccccccccccccctcctcgttggcgcctctctccccgcaAGTCTCTGTAGTTTCATCCccgtttcctctcctcctcttcctcggaCAACTCATCTCCTCTGTCTCTTTAGGTGCCGTTCGCTATccctcacctcttccccttATCGCTCGAAGATGTGTACTTGATACTAACACCGCATAATGGAATCGTAAGAAAAACAAcatgaagaggagagcggacactacacgcccccccccccctctctccccacgcGCTCAGCGATGATGTTGATTGTGGCTGTGGCCATGGCAGCTGTTGCTGTTCTTGTTGATAATGAGTGCTATGCTTTGGATGGCCAATACGATTCCGTTCCGCTAATAAGATACAGACATGCATACTCaccccccaccacaccccacACTCCCCCCACACGTTCCACCACTCACTGGcgaagtaaaaaaaaaaaatggatAAGCGAAATGTTCTTCTCATTCAGCCATACGCCACATGTCTACCGGCATGTCCCCGCGTGTATAGTCATGCCCCACACGGGAGTAGGCTAGCACAAACAAGTAATGATGTGAGAGGTGGatgaaaggggagaggggcagagcTAACCCCTTTCCTTTAAACACCGGGTACTACTCCCCcgtgctctctctgtctgcaccccccctctctccatacacacacacacactacacATTCACGCTCATCAGTCTGCATGTCGCGAAGAggcctctcctccactcaAACTGGACAGACAtaaaaaagaaggaaaagcgGTCTTGCGTATTAGAGCCTACGCCAGCACGCACCCACTCACAGGTTAGACCAACGCGCACACAGCTCCATTCACGTGCTCTCACGCTAAAAACTGTTAAAGCACGCACGCAATAGGGCGAGAGATCATACAGCAATGTTGTCTAACCACcgttgcagcggcgccgtggaTGCCCAGGGCAGGGTTTTCGTGGATGGCCGTGAGTACCCCATGGCGTCCAGTATTATCGCCACGGAGGACGTGATCCAGAGCAAAATCAAGGCCATGGCACAGACCATCGCGAATGACTACAAGCTGCTCACTCACCGGGACTGCCGTCTTCCGCCCAacgtggcgaccggcatggAGACGGTTGTATCGGAGGCGCCGATCAGCTACGACAACCCGCTCATCATTGTATCCGTTCTCAAGGGCAGCTATATCTTCACAGCCGACTTCATCCGCTACCTCGGCGACTGTGGCCTACCACACGTTGTCGACTTTGTTCGCTTAACTTCGTATAACGATGGTACACGGAGCACTGGGAGGGTCGCGATGCTGTCGGGTCTTAAGTTCGAGAATCTACGCGGCAAGCACGTGCTGATCGTCGAGGACGTATGCGACTCGGGGCGTACGCTGCACTTTCTGCGCACCAGTATCATCGAGAAGTATCAACCCAAGAGTATCAAGACGCTCGTGATGGTGAAcaaggaggcagcggcgcgcaaGGTAGACTTTGAACCGGAGTATGCCTGCCTTAGCAGCCCCAACAAGTACATTATCGGCTATGGATTTGAGGTGAACGATCGCTACCGTGATCTGCGTCACATCTTAATTCTTCGAGACGGTGAGGCGACTCGCTATCCCGCTAAGCTCTGAGCTCGATGGTACGACcggagcggaggggggaaggtTGGGGCGGTCGAGTGCACCAGAGTAAACGAAGTAAGGAATCTGCGGACAAGACGCTTGTagacgtgtgcgtgtgtgtgtgtccccaGTCTTTACAAGGTGCGTAGAGTTTGCTGGGGCTAGTACTGCGCTCGACGCAATCTTAAccacagagaaggagggtCGGTTAACGATGAGGAGCATTCCTAGCAGCCCCCCATCtacccacagacacacacgcacacacacacacacacacacacacactcacgcacgcacgcaccgatGCACGGAGGCGGCTGTGTCTGGCACTTTCAGTCTTTTAACTGTCGAGGTGTGcattttctctttctgtcggTCTACTTTGACCGCCCTCAGCTGTGCTCGCTTCAAcccgtttctctctctctcttgggtACCGTGAAGCTGGTAGATCAACAGacggagagcgagcgagggagggagggagggaggggggaatgaGCAACTCTCGAGTACACCGCCATCTTCACAGGCACGCACTTGGTGAGGAGGTGGATTGCTTCTTGTTCTGGGAGCGAGTGCGCTGACACTCCTTTCGCTGTTTCTATCGTACCACTTTTCTTCTTTAGGAATCTGTTAAGGGGCGTGTCACACGTCGTCTTCCTATAGGCTGACTCCCCACCTTCAGtggctctctcttcctcccttgtATGCGACACAGCCGACCGAGGCAGTAATTTAGCTTCTCCGTGTTttactccctccctcccttctctctcctctctctctctttgtgttaACGTTGCCCTTCCTGTTCTCTTTCCTCACTACATGTCAGTGTGTCACGTCAATGTCTCTCCaaaccccctctcttctttgtgtcCGTCTCATGCACCGTCCCCGCCGCACTCCAGAAGTTAATCTGAGAGTGGCGAGGCGTGGGGACGATTTTTTCCACACTGGTTGATCTACGGTGTGTCGGCgcaccctttcccctccctcggTCCTTCTCCAGCATTTTTGTACACGCTCCACCTTTTCCGctctaccccctcccctccccctgacGTACattccctccctcttacCTCATCACGTGTTTCCTTCACTGCCACTTGGGAGGCAGGGGCAGTGACGCCTTGCCTGTTGATGTTTTCTCCCTGGCCGGGGTATTCACacgcgctcttcttcgcttcctcttttGACTTTTCCTTGACTTCATCGACTTGGAGGAAAtccacacgcacccacataAGCGCACtgaacaacaaaaaaagagacgccGCAGCTCGGACCGATGCTCGTAGAcgcgcccctcccccaacccctctctccttctctacCTAATCGCCCCTCCCATAGCGTCGTTGCCGAAGGTGGCTGCACAGGAGACGGCAAAGCGATGTGTGTGAGAGGGTGTATAGGGGGCGGCAACGCCTACCTAGCCAGTGCCAGGacaggcgcaggtggcgctcGCGCGGTTTCatcccccccctttctcttgctcACGCACGTGCCCTTTTTATTTCTATTCACTcgcttcctctcgctctcttttcgtgGATATAtccccccgcctccctcccccctctgcctgGTTCCATGCGCTGTTGCGCATCTTCATTCAACAACGCGGTCGGCTTCACACCTTGGCGTGCCTGTTTACACCCACACTAAACACCGCCTATCCCtgcgccgctcttcctcactcTGCTCGAATCCAACAGGGTACCAAGCTAGTGCACGTCTAGCGCCTgcgaacacgcacacgcgccccccccccaaaaaaaaaagcatcttagccgcggcgcagctttATCTATCGCTGGCTGAAATTtactgtttttctttttattttgcggcggcgcacccTCTCGTCACGTGGCGAGCCTTGTACAGTTGCTGCGGAGTTGTTCGcggcgctgtgtgtgtgtgtgtgtgtgcgcacgaAGTGTTATGGCCCTATGAGGGAGTTGCTACACCGTATCCATCTCTCTTTTGCACCTCTTTTGCGTCCGTGTCGCGAACTGTGCTTCGCCATTGGTTCGTGCTGATTCGCGCCTGTGTTTTTTCCCCTCCGTCGGCCGTATGAGTGCTGATGTCGCTGGGCGCATGAACTCACTTGTGAACCCCCTCTCGCTCATCTTCCGTCCTCGCGCACGTGAGCTTGCACGGGTGCACAACCACGCACACCAAAGTACGCACGCCAGCCGACgtgcgtttcttttcttcgttctTTCCAGTGCTTACCACCACCGTCGTTCAGTACTGGAAAGAACGAAGGGCTATATAGCACAGTAAAAGGCGCGCCTTGGACCGTGAATGCCGATGGctgatctcctcctcgccttctcACTTTCCCCTCCCTACGCCAGCGAGTGCGAATGAGCCGGTCCCTGCGGTaatcagcagcagtggaaCTCCGAGCAGCCCTTTTATATTGTTGTTGTGCTCTTTTCGTGTGTCTTTCGAGCGCTTTTCTCTCGAGGACATCGGCAGTGCGACAcgattctctctctctctctgtgtgcgtctgtggggCGAGACGATTGAGGCTTTGTTTTTGCTTTTTTCTCCAGAGGAAGCTCGATCCTTTACTCGGCCCCTCCGTGCCTCTTCGAGTACTGCCTTGCTGctgagaagggaaggggggccgCCGTGGCCATATggctcatttttttttccttagttccgctctctctctctctctgtgtgtctccCGAGTACGTCTCGCTCAGCtgacctcctcccttccctccccccc
Protein-coding regions in this window:
- the XRPT gene encoding xanthine phosphoribosyltransferase produces the protein MLSNHRCSGAVDAQGRVFVDGREYPMASSIIATEDVIQSKIKAMAQTIANDYKLLTHRDCRLPPNVATGMETVVSEAPISYDNPLIIVSVLKGSYIFTADFIRYLGDCGLPHVVDFVRLTSYNDGTRSTGRVAMLSGLKFENLRGKHVLIVEDVCDSGRTLHFLRTSIIEKYQPKSIKTLVMVNKEAAARKVDFEPEYACLSSPNKYIIGYGFEVNDRYRDLRHILILRDGEATRYPAKL